One genomic segment of Ricinus communis isolate WT05 ecotype wild-type chromosome 5, ASM1957865v1, whole genome shotgun sequence includes these proteins:
- the LOC8273364 gene encoding S-adenosyl-L-methionine:benzoic acid/salicylic acid carboxyl methyltransferase 2 — MEVGQVLHMNGGTGETSYAQNSLLQQKVISMTKPITEETMTNLYCSISPKSLLIADLGCSSGPNTLFAVSELIRVVETVCGKLGHQSPEYQVFLNDLPGNDFNTIFRSLTGFKEKMEERTKVSVGPCFFTGVPGSFYGRLFPSKTLHFVYSSYCLHWLSQVPEGLEDNKGNIYMASASPPSVLKAYYRQFQKDFSMFLKCRSQELVAGGRMVLTFLGRRSEDPTSKECCYIWELLAMALNELVLEGLIDREKFDSFNIPKYTPSPFEVKSQIEEEGSFAIDCLEVSEVSWNAYENEVNIPDACKDGGHNVAKCIRAVAEPLLIGHFGFDRVITDQVFYRYRLIITDRMAKEKTNFVNLTVSMTKTG; from the exons ATGGAAGTAGGTCAGGTGCTTCACATGAATGGAGGAACGGGAGAGACCAGTTATGCTCAGAATTCACTGCTGCAG CAAAAGGTGATATCTATGACAAAGCCAATAACAGAGGAAACCATGACCAATCTCTATTGTAGCATCTCTCCGAAGAGCCTATTAATTGCAGACTTGGGATGTTCTTCAGGGCCAAACACTCTGTTTGCAGTATCCGAACTCATCAGAGTAGTAGAGACAGTCTGTGGGAAGTTAGGCCATCAATCACCAGAATATCAAGTGTTCTTGAATGATCTGCCAGGGAATGACTTCAACACTATTTTTCGGTCCTTAACAGGcttcaaagaaaaaatggaAGAACGAACGAAAGTTTCCGTAGGGCCATGTTTCTTCACTGGAGTCCCTGGTTCTTTCTATGGCAGACTTTTTCCTAGCAAAACCTTGCATTTTGTCTACTCTTCTTATTGCCTCCATTGGCTATCTCAG GTTCCTGAAGGACTAGAGGATAATAAGGGAAACATTTATATGGCTAGTGCAAGTCCACCGAGCGTTCTCAAGGCTTATTACCGTCAATTTCAGAAGGACTTTTCCATGTTTCTGAAGTGTCGTTCTCAGGAATTGGTAGCAGGCGGTCGTATGGTTTTAACATTTCTGGGGAGGAGAAGTGAAGATCCTACTAGCAAAGAGTGTTGCTACATTTGGGAACTTTTGGCCATGGCTCTCAATGAGTTGGTCTTAGAG GGACTCATTGACAGAGAAAAATTTGACTCTTTCAACATTCCAAAGTATACTCCATCCCCATTTGAAGTGAAATCCCAAATTGAAGAGGAGGGGTCTTTCGCCATTGATTGCCTGGAGGTTTCTGAAGTCAGTTGGAATGCTTATGAAAATGAAGTGAACATACCTGATGCATGTAAAGATGGAGGACACAACGTTGCAAAGTGCATCAGAGCCGTGGCTGAGCCTTTGCTTATTGGCCACTTCGGGTTCGACAGAGTAATTACTGACCAGGTTTTCTATCGTTACAGGTTAATCATCACTGATCGAATGGCAAAAGAGAAGACAAATTTTGTCAATTTAACGGTGTCTATGACTAAGACGGGGTGA
- the LOC8273365 gene encoding spermidine hydroxycinnamoyl transferase produces the protein MIVIIKGSYTVKPKYPTKTGSLYLSEWDQVGILTHVPTIYFYRPSPDWLTPSDKIINTLKDSLSRALVPFYPLAGRLRSTSNGRLELDCSAVGVQLIEAESQSKLEDLGDFSPSPAFNYLIPPVDYTLPIHEQPLMLVQLTKFQCGGVSLSLSISHTVADGQSALHFISEWARMARGEHLGIVPFLDRKVLRAGNAPMEEPVFDHKEFNHPPLLLGESNNLEQRKKKTTVAMLKLTKDQVDKLKRKANEGMSVDTGRAYTRYETLTGHVWRSACKARGHQPGQPTALGVCVDLRKRMQPHLPDGYFGNATIDVIAISTSGELITKPLGYASGKIREAIEKVTNEYVNSAIAFLKKQKDLTRFQDLNAIGGVEGPFYGNPNLGVVSWLTLPMYGLDFGWGKEIYMGPGTHDFDGDSLLLRGLEEDGSLVLAVCLQVAHMEAFKKYFYEDI, from the coding sequence ATGATTGTCATCATCAAGGGCTCTTACACAGTAAAGCCGAAGTACCCAACGAAAACAGGTTCTCTTTACCTTTCTGAATGGGACCAAGTAGGAATTCTGACTCATGTGCCCACAATCTACTTTTACAGACCATCACCAGACTGGCTCACTCCATCTGATAAGATTATCAATACCCTGAAAGACTCGTTAAGCCGTGCACTTGTGCCGTTTTATCCACTTGCTGGGCGTTTGCGCTCTACGAGCAACGGCCGTCTTGAACTTGACTGCAGTGCCGTGGGTGTCCAGCTCATTGAGGCAGAATCACAGTCTAAACTAGAGGATTTGGGTGACTTCTCGCCGTCTCCTGCGTTCAACTACCTGATCCCACCTGTGGACTATACGCTTCCGATACATGAGCAACCACTGATGCTAGTTCAGCTCACGAAGTTCCAATGTGGTGGTGTTAGTCTTAGCTTAAGTATATCTCATACTGTTGCAGATGGGCAAAGCGCGCTTCATTTTATATCTGAGTGGGCACGAATGGCCCGAGGCGAACACTTAGGCATTGTTCCATTTCTCGACAGGAAGGTCCTGCGAGCTGGCAATGCTCCAATGGAGGAGCCAGTTTTTGACCATAAGGAGTTCAATCATCCACCGCTCCTGCTGGGGGAATCAAATAATTTGgagcaaagaaaaaagaaaaccactGTAGCCATGCTTAAGCTGACCAAAGACCAAGTTgacaaattaaaaagaaaggcTAATGAGGGAATGAGTGTAGACACTGGCCGTGCTTATACTAGATATGAGACCTTGACTGGTCATGTATGGAGGTCTGCATGCAAAGCTCGAGGACATCAGCCTGGGCAACCAACAGCATTGGGAGTTTGCGTTGATTTGCGTAAGCGGATGCAACCCCACTTGCCTGATGGTTATTTTGGCAATGCCACTATTGATGTAATTGCAATTAGCACTTCCGGTGAGCTTATAACAAAGCCACTAGGATATGCTTCAGGAAAGATAAGGGAGGCAATAGAAAAGGTAACAAATGAGTATGTGAACTCAGCTATTGCTTTCttgaagaaacaaaaagatttGACAAGGTTTCAGGACCTGAATGCAATAGGAGGTGTTGAAGGGCCTTTCTATGGAAACCCTAATCTAGGAGTTGTCAGCTGGTTAACTCTGCCAATGTACGGTCTTGATTTTGGGTGGGGGAAGGAAATTTATATGGGGCCAGGAACTCATGATTTTGATGGGGACTCGTTGCTTCTGCGCGGTCTTGAGGAAGATGGATCTTTAGTTCTTGCAGTATGTTTGCAGGTAGCTCATATGGAAGCTTTTAAGAAGTACTTCTATGAAGATATCTGA